Within Winogradskyella helgolandensis, the genomic segment TTATTTCAGTCTCTTCTTTTACTTCTTCCTCTTTTGAAGCTAAAACTAAAAAATATATGGTAATTAATACAAATATCACAAAAGCCACACGTCTTAAGATCTCTACAATATCCGCATGGTTAGACAAATATCTTGCAAAAATAGCCGCTACATACGTTTGAATGTAAACTACAATACAAACACCGGTAGAAAACATAATACCACGACCTGCGCCTTCCTTTAAACTAATTCTTGCTGCTGTCATATTTAACAATCCTGGTGGAATTACACCAATCATAGCGACAAAAAGTCCAAGAAAAAAAATGACAGTAATACTCAAATTTTAGTTGATTTTGAATCTAATATACGTAATTGCTTTGTCTTTCTCTAAATACTGACCTTCGTAAAAGGTCTGAATTTCAGTAACTTCTTCTGGACTACCCTCTAATTTATAAACATTATGGTTGGCATAAAGTACTTCTAAACCTAGACCATGTAATAAGCCAAGCGTGTAGCCATGCATAAACTCGCTATCTGTTTTTAAATGCATTAATCCACCTGGTT encodes:
- a CDS encoding LysE family transporter; the protein is MSITVIFFLGLFVAMIGVIPPGLLNMTAARISLKEGAGRGIMFSTGVCIVVYIQTYVAAIFARYLSNHADIVEILRRVAFVIFVLITIYFLVLASKEEEVKEETEIKSKHGRLLHGMLLSALNIFPIPYQAYMTITLVSFGWMDFQKLSIVTYVTGAATGTFVMLYFYIFFFDKIKDSKFSSQKSMNLSIGIITGLVSLVTLINILKEF